Part of the Sodalinema gerasimenkoae IPPAS B-353 genome is shown below.
GTAAGAAGCGGTGGAGTTCTCCGTAGAGGTTCATGTCGGCGACAATTTCGCGGCGGTAGGCTTTTAGGGAACAGCCATAATCATGAAGGTCAACGCCGGTGACGCGGCCGATAAGCCAGTTGGCAATTTTTGAGGGCAACAGGCGAGTCAGGGCCGCATCTTGGCGGTTTTTTCGCCAACCACTGACGAGATCATAGCCCTCGTCCAGGGTGGAGACGAGATAGGGGATATCTTTGGGGTCATTTTGTAGGTCACCATCGAGGGTAACGATGATGCCTCCGTCGGCTTCCTGGAACCCGGCGGCCATGGCGGCGGTTTGGCCATAGTTACGCCGCAGGAAAATGACTTTGAGTTGCTTATACTCCCCAACTAACTCCCGTAGGCGATCGCGGGTTCCATCGGTTGAGCCATCATCTACGAGAATGATGTTATAGGAGAACTCCGTCCCCTCCATGATGGTGGCGATCGCCTCAACCAAATGTCCTACACTCTCGACTTCGTTGTAGATGGGGACGACCACGGAGACATCGAAGGAAGGGACATCAAGGCTTGAGAGAGAAGAGGGGTTAGAAAGCATGGTAGGTCATTGAGGAGGGGAGGATGGGTCTGAAGACCGGTTAGATACATCCTGGTTAGCACAAGTTTCCTCAACTGGGTAGGGCCGAGTGAGCCAACGGAAATAGAGGGAAACCATCAATTCCTTGGGGGGATGAAGGACCCAGGTCACTGGATTGATGGTGACGATGATATTGCGGACATCCCGCT
Proteins encoded:
- a CDS encoding glycosyltransferase family 2 protein, with amino-acid sequence MLSNPSSLSSLDVPSFDVSVVVPIYNEVESVGHLVEAIATIMEGTEFSYNIILVDDGSTDGTRDRLRELVGEYKQLKVIFLRRNYGQTAAMAAGFQEADGGIIVTLDGDLQNDPKDIPYLVSTLDEGYDLVSGWRKNRQDAALTRLLPSKIANWLIGRVTGVDLHDYGCSLKAYRREIVADMNLYGELHRFLPALAFIEGARIAEVPVSHHSRQFGTSKYGLGRTFRVLMDLLTVFFLKKFLTRPMHVFGGLGILSIVSGVILGIYLTGLKLLAGANIGDRPLLMLAVFLLIAGVQLFSFGLLGELLMRTYHESQHRPIYRIREILAQSSANRSDDGSTVSTN